In a single window of the Bacillus clarus genome:
- a CDS encoding flagellar protein export ATPase FliI, with product MSSMLMNEHNKWNVFVETPLYTKTGKIHSIQEQFFKSKGPKAKIGDVCVVGEHRVLCEVIAIEKENNMLLPFEQTEKVCYGDLVTLIEEDIVVPRGDILLGKVLSANGKILNEVRESVPLQKMKLDAPPLHAFNREEITEVFETGIKSIDSMLTIGIGQKIGIFAGSGVGKSTLLGMIAKNAKADINVISLVGERGREVKDFIRKELGEEGMKKSVVVVATSDESHLMQIRAAKLATSIAEYFRNQGSNVLLMMDSVTRFADARRSVDIAVKEIPIGGKTLLMESYMKKLLERCGKTKKGSITGIYTVLVDGDDLNGPIPDLARGILDGHIVLKRELATLSHYPAISVLDSVSRIMEEIVSPNHWQIANEMRKILSIYKENELYFKLGTIQESEENTYIFECKNKVEGINTFLKQGRTDSFHFEDIVQAMHHIV from the coding sequence ATGAGCAGCATGTTGATGAATGAACATAATAAATGGAATGTATTTGTTGAAACACCGCTTTATACGAAAACAGGAAAAATTCATAGTATACAAGAGCAGTTCTTTAAGTCAAAAGGACCGAAAGCAAAGATTGGAGATGTTTGTGTTGTTGGTGAGCATCGCGTTTTATGTGAAGTAATTGCGATTGAAAAAGAGAATAATATGTTATTGCCGTTTGAACAGACGGAAAAAGTCTGTTACGGTGATTTGGTCACGTTAATTGAGGAAGATATTGTTGTACCTCGCGGTGATATTTTACTTGGCAAAGTATTAAGTGCAAACGGAAAAATCTTAAATGAAGTAAGGGAGAGTGTACCGCTTCAAAAAATGAAGTTAGATGCACCTCCACTTCATGCGTTTAATCGAGAAGAAATTACGGAAGTATTTGAAACAGGTATTAAATCTATCGATTCTATGTTAACAATTGGTATCGGTCAAAAGATTGGTATTTTCGCTGGATCAGGTGTTGGTAAATCCACTTTGCTTGGAATGATAGCGAAAAATGCGAAAGCGGATATTAATGTTATTAGTTTAGTTGGAGAACGTGGCAGAGAAGTGAAAGACTTTATACGAAAAGAACTGGGCGAAGAAGGGATGAAAAAAAGTGTTGTCGTTGTAGCAACTTCGGATGAGAGTCATCTTATGCAGATTCGGGCGGCGAAACTTGCCACATCTATTGCTGAATACTTTCGTAATCAAGGTAGTAACGTATTGCTCATGATGGACTCTGTTACGCGTTTTGCTGATGCGAGAAGAAGTGTGGATATCGCCGTGAAAGAAATACCGATCGGTGGTAAAACGCTTTTGATGGAAAGTTATATGAAAAAATTATTGGAACGGTGTGGGAAAACAAAAAAGGGATCTATAACAGGTATTTATACAGTACTTGTTGATGGTGATGATTTAAATGGACCTATACCGGATTTAGCGCGTGGTATTTTAGATGGACATATTGTATTAAAGCGTGAGCTTGCGACACTTAGTCATTATCCTGCCATTTCTGTACTAGATTCGGTGAGTAGGATTATGGAAGAAATCGTATCGCCAAATCATTGGCAAATTGCAAATGAAATGAGAAAAATTTTGTCTATTTATAAAGAAAATGAATTGTATTTCAAATTAGGAACGATTCAAGAAAGTGAAGAAAATACCTATATTTTTGAATGTAAAAATAAAGTAGAAGGTATAAATACGTTTTTAAAACAAGGTCGAACGGACAGTTTTCATTTTGAAGATATTGTCCAAGCGATGCATCATATTGTATAA